The following nucleotide sequence is from Parus major isolate Abel chromosome 4, Parus_major1.1, whole genome shotgun sequence.
aaataagatataaaaatacaatgCATAGAAAAATGAATGGTTTATTAGTCTACCAAAatatcttcattattttcttaaacattAGTGAGCAACATTCAATTAAATACTTTATCTAACATGCACCAACATTAGATATATTAAGGGAAAGTGCAAGGATTAAGATAACATAGCTGCCTTGTAATTCAGTTTGATGATGGTTGATAACAGGAGCTAATGTAAATTTTTAGCACTTACATATTTTGTATTAGATAGGAAGTTTGGCACCCCAATTAGATAAATTAAGCATTTATAGCTTGATTTGTTACAGTTTTATATAGCTAGTAAAGTCAAGATTTGACACTATCtattttgaatgaaaaacaaaagcttcaagtgttcagaaaaaaattcttcattcagTCCAAATTTAGACTAAGaacacagtttttatttaatgaataacTGACATGAATATTTCAACCACAAATAATTAATCACGATTATTGCTTAGATGTATCTATTTATAGATAAGTTGTTATATATCCTACTTGTCAGGTAACTTTAATAATGTGCTTCTCAAAttcaaatctttttttctgagcatAAAAATATTGACCTGTCTTccaaagaatttcaaaataagaaCTTGGAAACTTCCCCAGTGGCATTGTGTTTTTCCAGGTGACAGTGTTAGAACTGAGATAAAAGATGTATATAGAAAAACAGGATGATGTCATAATGAGGAGCAAACCTGTCAACCTGGCTCTGCTTCAGCAAGATAGATGAGATGAATTCCAGATGTTCATTCCAGACTAAGATGTTCCAGGACTGAGGATATTATCTGACATGTATATAGagctttcttgtttttccctccAAATACTATTCCTCGTCGCTAATATTCACTGTTATATAAACCAAGACTCCATGTCCccaatattgttttaaaaagctttgtttGGTGTTTGACTCAAAATCGACAATATTTCAGGGACACTAAAACTAGGCTTGACAGGCCTTGATGGaacttcttcactgaaaggTGATCCCAGGAGcatcttccttctctgctctttaGTGCTTAGCTCCTCATGTCAATCAGGTGTATGGCACCAGCTTTCAGACATCTACTTTTTTATGCAGCAGTTGCAGGGGTTTACAAAGCTTTTCCTGCACCAGCCTTTTCTTTGTCTCAATGCTTCAGATCCATCATAGTCATCATTTTGTGATTAAAACAAGAGCTGGGCAGCTGATgggaaagattttatttgtcCAGCTGCCTTTATTGTACAGATTTTTATAATATTCTATACTAGAATACTGTAATATTAATAAATCTTCTGGTTTGGTCtgtctccctttttttcttttcttatgttTGTTGCCACTTCATTCTCTGATTTCTCAACTCTTCTTTCCAATTTATCCATTTATCTTTCCAATTCTGCATCAGCcattgaaaatgaaaacctttGGATTTATTAGAAGCAGAAGTGAATATTTAACTTATTTCcaataagtaaaataaatacaatttggGTCCTTACTTAGCTTCCAAATTTTTGAAACTGGCTAATTCTCTTTTAAGCCTTCTCTAAATAACACCTTAAGAAGATTCTAATTCATAATAGAATTTTCAAAAACCACCATGGATAATAGTAATTTTCccaatgattttttaattaaatttactCAGACTTGACTAAttgtaattttctattttacataTTGAGAAAAGACCAAATGCTTTTGCATATCTATGCTTGGAATATTTCTGGTAGAAGTTTATCTGCCTATAGTAATCCCAAATATCACCTGTCCACAAAAAGAATTGTAAATTCTTAGTGAAGTTGTCACCTACACATCAGTATAAGCTGATTTATACTTCCCTCTTCAGATGTAGAATAATACTGTACTTGCATTGCATACTAATTAGTGCTTATGGaaccataaaaaattaaaagcagatgaTAGTCAGAAATGTTGAGTGgggaagataaaaataagagaaggatctattttaaaggaaaggtaaaaaaacaatgcaaagtCCGCATAAACACCAGTTATATGTGAGCTTCTTAAACATACCTGGAAGGAAAAAGTAAGTATGGTGATTTTTCAAAAGTGGGATGACATAGGAGATTTTTGTGGGGGATTAGGTGAAAGAACCACCTGAGAAAAAAGTACAGGCAAGACCTAAAAGTATATTAAGCAGATGATTTCTTGCCCATAAGCCTCACGTGCTTAAAAATACTAGTTCTAGTACTGGGACTTGCTTCCTATTTTAAgagctaaaattaaaaaaaaaaaagaggaacttCATTCACACGCATGACCTTTAACATAAAGTACAGGACTTGATTCATCCAACAAGACCTTTAAACCCTAAATGTGAGATTAATCTAAATTTGTTAGGTAGTAGCTTACAattgaaagtggaaaaatatgaaaataaggcagttaaaacaaaaaaaacccactaaaacCAGCTCAGAATCCCCAAATGATTGTGAGACATGATTGCAAATTTATGGTAAGAAACCTGCAGGTGGATTAATGCAATGATGGGGGAGGCATtatcagcagcagctgcctgttcttgctctttttctttgtgagaACCACTTCCAATTTTACTCTGATTGTTCTTTTCCTAGTAACTTGGTTCCAAAAACTCCCTTGCTGACCTGTCCTACTCACTCCAGCTCCCAGTTCACACCCTGTTGGTCCTGCACTCGCCTGGCACTGAagagaggaggagctgtgggagtcAAGGCACACTGAGGTAACAcacctgctcagcagcacatgTTATTCCTACCTCTAGGatgctttttcttgtttcttacTCCTCCCACTTAGAGAAAAAGTCAATAATCAACCTAGCTGATATAATCTTTGCTGATTACAGCAGATCCCAGATGTAAAGTCCAGCATCTTTCTTACAAACAGATAATGTAAAGCTATAGAATTAGGAATAATCATTCCAGCTTGGAACAGTGGACAGTACTGCTGAATTCTGGAATAGCAGCAATGtttctgaaggaagaaaggCTATGCTAAATGATCACTGTTCAGAAAGGGACCAGTGAAGTGTAATGAACAAAAACAGACCAAAACTGTTCACATCTATCATGGCAGAAATGAATCTGGGGAAAGGGCACTGACAAAAGAGATGTCAAAATCTGAATCTGAGTCACTACCTATGAATGCACCATTTAATAATGAAACTTCGATGAAGTGATGTGCTGTTATGAAATATTGTGAAGGTACATCAATGTTATATGATACTCAGCAGGGAACACTGTTTATCCAccaagtgaaaacagaaatgcaaatcacTCATAAGAGAAGCTGCTTTCATTCCATGCATCTGCAAAATGTGTGTGAAGTGTTATCACCCTATAGTTAACCCCATGATAAAGCAGCGTGCCACTTTTTGTCAGTTCTGGTTTCAGCTATGGCAGTACGCAATGAAAGTGAGCTGTATGGAAAGAGCACTGCAACCCAGCACAGAATTTATTACTCCTGTGAAGAGGGAATGCAGCTTGGAATCTGTACTGAAACCTCATAAAGAGCAAGTATGAGCTTTAAAGTTTATATATATTGCTCATAAAATAGCAATTATCCTCTGCAGAGGCTTCTATGCAAAAATATCACACACAACACTCAATGGAAACGACTTCGGCTTTTCTTTCCGATGTGCCGAGGAACAAAGTGAAATTGTGGTAGTAATGCTGGTAGCAAGATTTCACCTCTGCAGGTTCAGGATGGAGTAGTTAGTGAGCCAGTGCCAGCGGCGATGGGGAGCAGGCTGTCCTGCAGAGCGCTTACCGCTGCTGCGGCCGGGGCGCGCTCCGCTCGCTGCGCCTTACGCTCTTacctgccagctgctcctgctccgtCACATCGCACTGGATGAACAGCGTCCTCTGCGCTTCAAACTGCTCGTCCAGGGCCGCCTTGCTCGCCTGTCCGGCCTCGGAGTTGCGGTCCAGCAGGGCTACCTAAGCggggagggaggaaaatgaGCGGCTGGCGGGCGGATGGACAGACGGACAGGTTCCCCGCCGAGCCGAGCCCCGAGGCTGCCATCACCCCCCGCCCGCGGGTGCCggctggaggcagaggggagggaatGGGAGGACGCGCTTCCCGGGGCTTACCTTGGCGCCCTTGCCCAGCAGCGCCTGGACGAAAGCCCGGCCGATGCCCTGCGCCCCGCCGGTGACCAGAGCCACCTTCCCATTGACGTGCATGGCCACCGAGCTCCTGCCGTCCGCCCCGCGCCCTCAGAGCCGGAGCAACCCAGCGCGGTGTCACCTGCCcgctttcctttctccctccttcGTGCCCTCCCTCCTTCGtgccctccctccttccctcccctcctgctgctgccgccgccgctgcAGCGGCTCATTCCCCGCTCGTGTGACCCAGAGCCTCCCGGAGCTGCCTGGGCGGGGGGAAGCAGGGGCGGAGCGGGTCATTAAATCGTCCTCCCGAGCGTCTGGATGAACCCTGGAGACTCGCAAGAGGCAGAGAGAAGACCAGCTTCATCCCCTCTTCCCACCCCCAGGCTTTCCGGAGGGGACAAGTTCGCGGCGTCCCCCTGAGAAAGGGTCCCAGGGCAGCTACAGCTCCGCTCGGTGGAGAGGgggatttgtgtgtgtgcaaatCGCGTGAGAAGCTGCAACAAGCTTTGATAAGGGCTGTTGGCAGCCCTTGAGGCCCTGTGAGTTTTGGTTGGCCCAAGTTGCATGAGGAGCAGGGTGACGACAGcctccaaaaaaacaaacataagcCACGTTTTCTCACTTCAAAACAACAAGCCTTCTCCCTCTCATTCCCCTAGTAAGCAGAATCTATTTGCatgaaaaagaaaccatttaATTAGACACATCAACATTAGTGCTTTTGAGAAATTTTCAGGTCCGTGGTTAACATAGCTTATACCTTAAAACATGGTTTACTGCTTTATTAGCCTGTAAGCCAAATTCTGTCTGCTATATTAATGTGAACTGTATGCAACTAAAATTCCTCAATACAAATGTATGTGACCATACAGTAGAAATAACTTCAACCatgtaaaaactgaaataaatgctcTTGTTCATTAGCTTGTTACAAGATTCACAAATGTTATCCCATAGAAGATGTAATGTTGGGTTGCCAGGAAAAATCCATTGTTTCAGTCCTAAGCTCTATAAACATGTATATCATGCAAGTGTGCATGTTTattaacacacacacaattGTCTTTTATGttccctgttttcttttgccTGGTGTATCAGGTTTAAACTTTTTACTTGTGCTTTCAAGGCCCTAAAGTACTCTGACTCAGACTGCATCTCTGTCATTAATGTCTTGTAATTTCTCCTTGTTTCTCAGTAACAGTGTTCCTATTTTGCCCTCTCTTTTATACCTCTTCTGTTTTTTACTAGTCTGCCTTTATCTATAGAATTGTCTTCTTTTGTTTTAcctagaaaaaagaaattacatcaCTCCTAACACCCAGCAAACTGTTACAGAACCATTAAGGTAACTATGTTACCTAATTGAGTAAATCCAGTAACACAAGATCTCGTTATTATAACCTTTGTCCTTAAAAATGTGAACTAATATAATCCAGCTGCTAAATTGTATCACAGCCATTACGTTTTCCTAAAGATCATGATTCACCTTGCTTCATAAGAGCAGTCAAAGATGGCCTCTGGGATAAGTGATTTGTTAGAATATGATACCTGTGTTTCTGGGAGGACTCCAATTTGCTTTGGAGCTGTGAAAATTATGCCACCTCAAGTGCCATGCCTAATGAACTCTGTCCCAACCAGCTGAGCCAGCTTCCCTAATTTGCTGGGACACAAGTACAGTGCCAGGTTAAAGTCACATCATGAGAACAGTATTACCACATAGGAACCTAACAATAGCATTGCAATGGAATCTTTCACCCTCAATTTAACCCCGATAtccccctgcccctccttccctctcctatGGCAATGATCAACATCTGTCAtggtttttatttccacaaTGTAATATTGTTTTAAAGAGCTATGCAAAGGAAAAGATCAATAAACCCCTCTGTATTCCAAACAGCTGTAGTTGGAATGACCTTTGGCAAGAGTTTTCTAAATTGTTGATAATTTGGCATGAATGTTAAGAACAATCTGGACTCTTTAGAAGTGCTGGAATGCTTTAAGATTTGAGTGCACACAttgtttccataaaaaaaataagcttatAATTCTGTGTCCAGAGATCAGCTTAGTTGAATACAGTCTTGGGTATCTTAAAATTGTTTAGAAGTATTCTGATAAACTAAGCCAGGGTTTCTAACCTGTTTTTGTTGGCTAAACAGACTCTTACCATTATTCCATTCAAGAATCTAAATTACACATCTTCCAAGGCAGCATAAAAAGGATCCATACTGATACCCATAACCTTGGAGAAATGTATTTGATATGAGACAGTGTTCCTAACTAGAACAGGATGTGCCAATCCTCCAAATGCAGGAGGAAGTAATAGAAGCATGGCTCCGTGATCTACCCTTGGAGTCAGCAGAGTTCATTTGGCTGTGAGGGGTATGTGTGCTTTGCTCTTTCAAACTGCACTGGATTTGTTGTCAACTCACTACAGGTATCCTTAAGAAATCTCTTGCCATGTAGTCTTTTACCATCATAAGTTTTAAATTTAACCAATtacataaaagacaaaatactgcCCATAGGAAAGCTCCTTGTAGACATCTATTAGAAATCCAGAGTTAGTATCTCAGCCTCTTTGGTGAAACTTGGGGGTTAGGGAATagttatgaaatatttttctctcta
It contains:
- the HPGD gene encoding 15-hydroxyprostaglandin dehydrogenase [NAD(+)] isoform X2, whose protein sequence is MHVNGKVALVTGGAQGIGRAFVQALLGKGAKVALLDRNSEAGQASKAALDEQFEAQRTLFIQCDVTEQEQLAGAFKKVIEHFGRLDIVVNNAGVNNEKDWESTIQTNLTSVIRGTYLGLEYMRKENGGDGGVIINISSLAVSC